From Penicillium psychrofluorescens genome assembly, chromosome: 6, one genomic window encodes:
- a CDS encoding uncharacterized protein (ID:PFLUO_009327-T1.cds;~source:funannotate) — protein sequence MSSSTPTTDPSAGQARSSSAKGSATAPPPTPQHGSRDDTPTHERRQDLADSNQEVHYYRGLLERLLDLVAHGDEQAVSRMISVIRSGASHDAILTTLAELSGESNDLDNEISESVDTQNSLSSGQEKQKER from the exons atgtcctccagcaccccaaCGACCGATCCGTCCGCCGGCCAAGCACGCTCCTCTTCGGCGAAGGGCAGCGCAaccgcaccaccaccaacgccTCAACACGGATCACG CGACGATACCCCGACCCACGAACGCCGGCAGGATCTGGCAGACAGTAACCAGGAGGTCCACTATTACCGCGGATTACTCGAGCGGCTGCTGGACCTCGTCGCCCACGGAGACGAGCAGGCCGTCAGCCGCATGATCTCCGTCATTCGCTCCGGGGCCTCACACGAcgccatcctcaccaccCTTGCCGAACTGTCTGGCGAATCCAACGACCTCGACAACGAGATCAGCGAATCAGTGGACACTCAGAACTCGCTCTCGTCAGGGCAGGAaaaacagaaagagagatga
- a CDS encoding uncharacterized protein (ID:PFLUO_009328-T1.cds;~source:funannotate) — MTQTTAPAHHRRSLPSSHAIASKPKSARPTLHRRGTSAFSSSISKLGAGHARGASKSDDITEFDMAASFLNFCAMCEKQITVPNNALLYCSESCRRKDSCKPLSASWPSMSPTSTSTSPATTTPPTSPPLSPRTIVAPMTPTRVQSVPSIRIPSHMVDSRTDLDPTEWKPVITATHGRGLSTSSSASLASSDAWHYLSQFHGGSEAMLARRPSSNRSTTSLPALVGGAGAGPMHMPATPSTVASSFSSTASDDLGSMYYDSALAMQHRPLPPRHNPCFSSDATATKGVELVVPHIAVVSASGSISSPSGSLFHGSDSTVWEDEKTTSMSAPITMKRASRA, encoded by the exons ATGACTCAAACCACTGCTCCTGCTCATCACCGCCgctcccttccctcttcccaTGCCATtgcctccaagcccaagtCCGCCCGCCCGACATTGCACCGCCGAGGCACCTCTGCCTTCAGctcatccatctccaagCTGGGCGCGGGGCACGCGAGGGGAGCGAGCAAGTCCGACGACATCACCGAGTTTGACATGGCGGCCAGTTTTCTGAATTTCTG TGCCATGTGCGAGAAGCAGATTACCGTGCCGAACAACGCCCTGCTGTACTGCAGTGAAAG CTGCCGCCGCAAGGACTCTTGCAAGCCGCTCTCTGCCTCGTGGCCCTCCATGTCTCccacttccacttccacttcCCCTGCCACAACAACACctcccacctctccccctctATCTCCTCGCACCATCGTCGCCCCCATGACTCCCACCCGAGTCCAGAGCGTGCCCTCCATCCGGATACCGAGTCACATGGTCGACTCCCGCACAGATCTTGACCCAACCGAATGGAAGCCGGTAATAACGGCCACTCACGGTCGCGGCCTTAGCacgtcgtcatcggcgagcCTCGCTTCCTCCGATGCGTGGCACTACCTCTCCCAGTTCCACGGCGGCAGTGAAGCCATGCTAGCCCGTCGTCCCAGCTCCAAccgcagcaccaccagcctgCCTGCTCTGGTCGGCGGCGCGGGTGCGGGCCCCATGCACATGCCCGCTACCCCGTCCACCGTGGCGTCGTCATTCAGCAGCACCGCCTCGGACGATCTGGGGTCGATGTATTATGACTCGGCGCTGGCCATGCAGCACCGTCCTCTCCCGCCCCGCCACAACCCGTGCTTCTCGAGCGATGCCACTGCGACCAAGGGGGTGGAGCTCGTCGTGCCCCATATCGCGGTCGTCTCGGCGAGCGGATCCATCTCCAGTCCGAGCGGGTCTCTCTTCCACGGTTCTGATAGCACCGTCTGggaagacgagaagacgaCGTCCATGTCGGCGCCTATCACCATGAAGCGAGCCAGTCGTGCTTGA
- a CDS encoding uncharacterized protein (ID:PFLUO_009329-T1.cds;~source:funannotate) has translation MDEDPSSGVQSSSEEEEPIESLIRGRAKRSTAGLHMSALLEAAADDDLSLLFEEVDDDNEFAMEAAAAEKEDDMLDSSSDDDDDQGPDAGNDYEGEEQLQKEERKKRKAQNNLRFETLRKRVKIDPTAVSSMPAPPARPKKKSERISWIPTPEDGPTRSSSRRQTMHNKELTHARLKDSQEKRVRIIATMKEAEKRKAHLKPKEMTQEDHLVEAARTERLNSKTVNRWEEAERRKADERRLKIEALQNRRLDGPVMSYWSGLATWVNGRLTRVGKVEVKPKPSKEELALRKAKKMEKEKEEMEREEKAAAELGARESAANTAALQPQPDSSAASISGPASILPDTKPLDQPADPAAPPTAVPPPSVEVPPSTPQEEQSTEGQTATATVVAEEQDEKADTETPKPTTEPSAQKLGPDVETPVHREPSASSSKSTLPEPSSIENADAMDMDQSTAPTDAIKNTIESQAPTPTTAEESKSKADELSTTTPDHGVPNADAPATLAPWDSADAIPLENAAIQEPLPTDGVNGTPLQPAIPPPPPVVEHTGRTLTILENFDDRTAHSKQYNIYFNAKKPPRLTKISSSLCVITSLPSRYRDPETSLPYANSYAYGQIRRMLSQGHTWSAMLGCFVGPAGVAARGVPERFLGDGTGTSTTAPNKGESVEPS, from the exons ATGGATGAGGACCCCTCCTCGGGGGTCCAGTCCTcctccgaggaagaggagccgATCGAGTCCCTCATCCGCGGTCGCGCGAAACGAAGCACCGCCGGACTACACATGTCGGCCCTCCTCGAGGCCGCGGCCGATGACGACCTGTCACTCCTGTTCGAGGAAGTGGACGATGACAACGAGTTCGCGATGGAGGCCGCGgccgccgagaaggaagacgaCATGCTCGACTCGTCctccgacgatgacgacgaccaaGGCCCGGACGCGGGAAACGACTACGAAGGAgaggagcagctgcagaaggaggagcgcaagaagcgcaaagCACAGAATAACCTCCGGTTCGAGACCTTGCGCAAGCGCGTCAAGATCGATCCGACCGCCGTCTCCTCAATGCCTGCTCCTCCGGCTcgtccgaagaagaaatccgaGCGCATCTCGTGGATCCCAACGCCTGAAGACGGGCCGACGCGGTCCTCGTCGCGCAGACAGACGATGCATAACAAGGAACTCACGCATGCGCGTCTGAAGGACAGCCAGGAGAAGCGGGTTCGGATTATTGCCACGATGAAGGAAGCGGAAAAGCGCAAGGCCCATCTGAAGCCCAAGGAGATGACGCAGGAGGATCATCTGGTCGAGGCGGCGCGGACAGAGCGGCTGAATAGCAAGACCGTGAATCGAtgggaggaggccgagaggaGAAAGGCGGATGAACGACGGCTGAAGATCGAAGCACTCCAGAACCGTCGTCTGGATGGGCCCGTCATGTCGTACTGGAGTGGTCTGGCGACCTGGGTGAATGGCCGCCTCACCCGTGTGGGTAAAGTCGAGGTGAAGCCCAAGCCCAgcaaggaggagctggctttgaggaaggcaaagaagatggagaaggagaaggaggaaatggagagggaagagaaggctgctgcggaactgggagcgagagagagCGCTGCAAATACAGCAGCATTACAACCGCAGCCGGATAGCTCTGCAGCTTCAATATCCGGTCCAGCTTCGATATTACCGGATACAAAACCTCTTGATCAGCCTGCAGATCCAGCAGCCCCTCCTACAGCAGTTCCTCCGCCGTCTGTTGAAGTACCTCCCAGCACGCCGCAGGAAGAACAATCTACGGAGGGTCAAACAGCTACAGCAACTGTGGTggcggaagaacaagatgAAAAGGCGGACACAGAGACTCCGAAACCCACCACCGAACCCTCAGCGCAGAAGCTAGGACCTGATGTTGAGACTCCGGTGCATCGTGAGCCGTCGGCATCTAGTTCCAAGTCCACCCTGCCGGAACCCTCCTCCATCGAGAACGCGGATGCCATGGACATGGACCAAAGCACGGCCCCGACTGATGCCATCAAAAACACCATCGAGTCACAGGCAccgacgccgacgacggcCGAGGAATCCAAATCCAAAGCAGACGAATTGAGCACGACTACCCCCGACCACGGGGTACCGAACGCAGATGCACCTGCAACCCTCGCACCTTGGGACTCGGCTGATGCCATCCCTCTTGAGAACGCTGCCATCCAAGAACCTCTCCCTACCGATGGCGTGAACGGCACTCCCTTGCAACCTGCGAtcccgccaccgccgcccgTGGTCGAGCATACCGGGCGCACCCTCACCATCCTGGAGAATTTTGACGACCGAACCGCGCACAGCAAGCAATACAACATCTACTTCAACGCCAAAAAGCCTCCGCGGCTGACCA AAATCTCGTCATCGCTGTGCGTCATCACCTCACTCCCGTCGCGTTACCGGGACCCGGAGACATCGCTGCCGTACGCCAATTCGTACGCGTATGGCCAGATCCGCCGCATGCTGTCGCAGGGGCATACTTGGAGTGCGATGCTGGGGTGTTTCGTGGGCCCGGCGGGCGTCGCTGCCCGCGGCGTGCCTGAGCGGTTTTTGGGCGATGGGACGGGGACGAGCACGACAGCTCCCAATAAGGGCGAGTCGGTGGAGCCGTCGTGA
- a CDS encoding uncharacterized protein (ID:PFLUO_009330-T1.cds;~source:funannotate): protein MLPVSRPEGQMSFNYSQPSTGRSSPNDLAGSGTSKAPFGTSAGSIGSSRLGAGSPSHDLGTRLYSKRAREIQAQEGVSPSIWGPPTSGHSTPLRENIPESPSQDSFPDLIPGSDGSINPTGRRARAGTVPSRFPPMGTLSEMDLQQPFMSQTSRPTPSTSPFRPPGVSGIDSGSKVASSGAAPNPAMLSRLRAGSMPQKSSLLASGSPFGPSLFSTNWSTGRDRATTLSSIQSSSDGPTSPSQASFYRDGLADTDVKTLDYLGLAETPQQARATLARPSMEQLIQHQQQQQQASTLPPLLAELAMMKNNSRFRSYSVNAKEKYADDEDLEYESRYSQASGTLTPSAAATAAQLAATQAQIHQHNLAVQAFANHASVSRPRARTAGILEAPPQRSSIRNYLATPSRLDNSYSAADLQLAENGEYDELSEAVQMLHLGAGAAVGMRPAGEMADETNQDGPTRALWIGSIPVSTTVTSLEAIFGMYGKIESTRVLTHKNCGFVNFERIESAVQARSLLNGKEIFPGAGPVRIGYAKVPGASAAGTPGANGVQSSPTPDPNFKSSFASGDGTDQAEALGVVPQIAALEDLLPEMVPIVQEFGATEDDCRNITATIESAIAFQAFEDEIPPIPEPNQTRMFDAPRLRDIRKRIDNGACSIQEIEETAASMLPEIAELASDYLGNTVVQKLFEFCSESTKEQMLTHIAPHLAEIGVHKNGTWAAQKIIDVCKTPTQINMIVDALRPYTVPLFLDQYGNYVLQCCLRFGAPYNNFIFETMLSRMWEVSQGRFGARAMRACLESHHATKDQQRTLAAAIALHSVQLATNANGALLLTWFLDTCTFPRRRTVLAPRLVPHLVHLCTHKVAYLTVLKVINQRNEAEARDIVLKALFFSPGDEVLEKILSDQTSGATLIFKVLTTPFFDESMRSDVVKNVSKVLTKLKVSPSQGYKRLMDEVGLSSRGSGREHHHGREGAGGHPSILEKSQHRQSSRHGASNYSSQQPLERQYSGQFASNMDPSRPMSADTSNAPPLDAYSNNGINGLNGAAFGHDPVASLSQQQQQYQAYLASQGRGVSPGGMYGGMPGAAGFGYPGGSPSVENLRSLPTQHAASPLSFAPGQMSPSPMLQSHYPPQQYSPVVNPAQLYQYPPQFYSPAQSVQGQSGGGRRGRR, encoded by the exons ATGCTGCCGGTCTCACGGCCTGAAGGTCAGATGAGTTTCAACTACAGTCAGCCCTCGACGGGGCGCAGTTCGCCCAACGACTTGGCTGGATCGGGGACCTCGAAAGCACCGTTTGGCACCTCTGCCGGATCGATCGGTAGCTCACGACTAGGGGCTGGATCCCCTTCGCATGATTTGGGAACTCGTCTATACTCGAAACG AGCCCGCGAAATCCAGGCACAAGAAGGCGTCTCTCCCAGCATCTGGGGTCCCCCGACCAGCGGCCACTCCACCCCCCTGCGCGAGAATATCCCCGAATCTCCCAGCCAAGATAGCTTCCCGGACCTGATCCCCGGCTCGGATGGCTCCATCAACCCCACCGGTCGACGAGCCCGAGCGGGCACCGTCCCTTCACGATTCCCTCCGATGGGCACCCTGAGTGAAATGGATCTCCAACAGCCTTTCATGTCACAGACATCTCGACCGACGCCTTCAACGAGCCCGTTCCGCCCGCCGGGGGTGTCCGGAATCGATTCGGGGTCCAAAGTGGCCAGCTCTGGTGCGGCCCCCAATCCAGCGATGCTGTCACGTCTTCGAGCTGGCTCGATGCCACAGAAGAGCAGTCTGTTGGCATCGGGCAGCCCCTTTGGCCCGTCTCTGTTCTCCACGAACTGGTCAACAGGTCGCGATCGTGCTACAACCTTGTCCAGCATCCAGTCCTCCTCCGATGGGCCTACCTCGCCCAGTCAGGCATCTTTCTACAGAGACGGACTTGCGGACACCGATGTGAAGACGCTGGATTATCTGGGCCTGGCGGAGACCCCGCAGCAAGCAAGGGCTACCCTTGCGCGCCCGTCAATGGAACAGCTGATccaacaccaacaacagcagcagcaagcttCTACACTGCCGCCTCTCTTAGCTGAGCTGGCAATGATGAAGAACAATAGTCGCTTCCGGTCATATTCGGTGAACGCCAAGGAGAAGTacgcggatgatgaggattTGGAGTATGAAAGTCGCTACTCTCAGGCCTCCGGTACACTCACGCCGTCTGCGGCCGCAACAGCCGCTCAACTGGCCGCCACTCAAGCCCAAATCCATCAGCACAACCTTGCCGTTCAGGCTTTTGCCAACCATGCGTCGGTCTCCCGGCCTCGGGCTCGGACGGCTGGCATCTTGGAAGCTCCTCCCCAACGCTCCTCGATTCGGAACTACCTCGCCACCCCTTCGCGCCTGGATAACAGCTACAGCGCTGCGGATCTGCAGCTCGCGGAGAATGGTGAATATGATGAGCTTTCCGAAGCGGTTCAGATGCTGCACCttggtgccggtgctgccgTCGGTATGCGGCCTGCCGGCGAGATGGCAGACGAGACCAACCAGGATGGGCCTACGCGAGCATTGTGGATCGGTAGCATCCCCGTTTCGACCACTGTGACGTCTCTAGAGGCCATCTTTGGCATGTACGGGAAGATCGAGTCCACGCGCGTGCTGACTCACAAGAACTGTGGGTTTGTCAACTTTGAACGCATTGAGAGTGCCGTGCAAGCCAGGTCCCTTCTGAACGGCAAGGAGATCTTCCCTGGTGCTGGACCCGTGAGGATCGGTTACGCCAAGGTTCCTGGCGCTTCAGCAGCTGGCACACCCGGTGCAAATGGCGTCCAGTCTTCTCCGACCCCGGATCCGAATTTCAAGTCCAGTTTTGCGTCAGGCGACGGTACTGATCAGGCTGAAGCTCTTGGTGTGGTGCCGCAGATtgccgcgctcgaggatctgtTACCGGAGATGGTGCCTATTGTCCAAGAATTCGGTGCTACCGAGGATGACTGCCGCAACATCACCGCAACCATTGAAAGTGCTATCGCCTTCCAGGCGTTCGAGGACGAAATCCCTCCCATTCCTGAACCGAATCAGACGAGAATGTTTGACGCGCCTCGTCTGCGTGATATTCGGAAGCGAATTGACAACGGAGCCTGCTCTATCCAAGAGATTGAGGAGACAGCTGCCTCGATGCTGCCCGAGATCGCAGAACTCGCCTCCGATTACCTTGGGAATACAGTGGTTCAGAAACTTTTTGAATTCTGCAGTGAATCAACCAAGGAGCAGATGCTCACCCACATCGCGCCTCACCTTGCCGAAATCGGTGTCCACAAGAACGGAACCTGGGCTGCCCAAAAGATTATCGATGTTTGCAAGACTCCGACCCAGATCAATATGATTGTTGACGCCCTGCGGCCATACACCGTTCCGCTTTTCCTCGACCAGTACGGAAACTACGTGCTGCAGTGCTGCCTTCGTTTCGGCGCCCCTTACAACAATTTCATCTTTGAGACGATGCTGAGCCGTATGTGGGAGGTCTCTCAGGGCCGCTTTGGTGCTCGCGCGATGCGAGCTTGTCTGGAGAGTCACCACGCAACAAAGGATCAGCAGCGGACGCTCGCGGCTGCCATCGCCCTTCACAGTGTGCAGCTGGCCACTAATGCCAACGGGGCCCTGCTGCTGACTTGGTTCCTCGACACCTGTACATTCCCGCGTCGCCGGACCGTTCTCGCTCCGAGGCTGGTTCCTCACCTTGTCCATCTTTGCACTCACAAGGTCGCCTACCTGACCGTCCTCAAAGTGATCAACCAACGCAACGAGGCGGAGGCTCGGGACATTGTCCTGAAagctctcttcttcagccccGGAGACgaggtgttggagaagatcctcAGTGACCAAACCTCGGGAGCTACTTTGATTTTCAAGGTCCTGACCACGCCGTTCTTCGACGAGTCAATGCGATCTGATGTGGTCAAGAACGTGTCCAAGGTGCTCACCAAGCTGAAAGTATCCCCAAGCCAGGGCTACAAACGTTTGATGGATGAGGTTGGCCTTTCTTCGCGCGGCAGCGGCCGGGAACATCACCACGGACGCGAGGGAGCAGGAGGTCATCCGTCCATCCTGGAGAAATCCCAACATCGCCAATCCTCTCGGCATGGCGCCTCCAACTACTCCTCGCAGCAACCCTTGGAGAGACAGTACAGTGGACAATTTGCGTCCAATATGGACCCCTCGCGGCCTATGTCCGCCGATACATCGAACGCACCGCCTCTGGACGCATATTCCAACAACGGCATCAACGGACTCAACGGCGCCGCCTTCGGCCATGACCCCGTGGCCTCCCtcagccagcagcagcagcagtacCAGGCCTACCTTGCCTCTCAAGGCCGCGGTGTTTCCCCAGGCGGTATGTACGGCGGCATGCCGGGCGCTGCTGGCTTCGGATACCCAGGCGGCTCGCCTTCAGTTGAGAACCTGCGCTCCTTGCCAACTCAGCACGCCGCCTCCCCATTATCCTTTGCACCGGGCCAGATGAGCCCGAGCCCTATGCTCCAGTCCCATTACCCGCCGCAGCAGTACAGCCCCGTCGTCAACCCAGCCCAGCTGTACCAGTACCCCCCGCAGTTCTATTCCCCCGCGCAATCCGTGCAAGGCCAGTCTGGCGGCGGCCGACGTGGCCGGCGGTGA